The Candidatus Methylomirabilota bacterium genome includes a window with the following:
- a CDS encoding tRNA (adenine-N1)-methyltransferase: MRTGSFEPGEKILLIDPKERKYLITLRPHDKFSTHLGTIPHSEIIGREEGVALRSSGGATFIAFRPTFAEYSLKMKRGAQVLYPKDVATVLVWGDLFPGATVVEGGGGSGALTIALLQAVGEKGQVITYEVREDFLRQARANVEAFLGKVPHWVSKLKDIYEGIEEASVDRVVLDLPEGWRAVTHAAEVLRPGGLLLAFFPTVPQLQAMATAIEQEPRLRFQEVFEVVHRPWRVQGPSVRPEHRMVAHTGFFMLARRLTASS, from the coding sequence ATGCGGACTGGATCCTTCGAACCAGGTGAGAAGATCCTCCTGATTGATCCCAAGGAGCGCAAGTACCTGATCACCCTTCGGCCGCACGACAAATTCTCGACCCACCTCGGGACCATCCCCCACAGCGAGATCATCGGACGCGAGGAGGGGGTTGCTCTGCGTTCTTCAGGGGGCGCGACCTTCATCGCCTTCCGCCCAACCTTTGCCGAGTATTCCCTCAAGATGAAGCGCGGGGCTCAAGTCCTTTACCCGAAGGATGTCGCGACCGTCTTGGTCTGGGGGGACCTCTTTCCCGGCGCTACCGTGGTCGAGGGGGGAGGTGGCTCAGGGGCGTTAACCATCGCCCTGCTCCAGGCAGTCGGGGAAAAGGGGCAGGTCATCACCTATGAGGTCCGGGAAGACTTCCTACGGCAAGCCAGGGCCAACGTCGAGGCCTTCCTCGGGAAGGTCCCGCATTGGGTCTCCAAGCTGAAGGATATCTATGAAGGGATCGAGGAGGCATCAGTAGATCGCGTGGTATTAGACCTACCCGAGGGATGGCGGGCGGTCACCCATGCGGCCGAGGTCCTCAGGCCTGGCGGTCTTCTTCTCGCTTTCTTTCCGACGGTTCCCCAACTGCAAGCCATGGCCACCGCCATCGAGCAAGAGCCACGCCTCAGGTTTCAGGAAGTCTTCGAGGTGGTCCACCGTCCTTGGCGGGTTCAGGGACCGAGCGTCCGGCCAG